A region from the Lolium perenne isolate Kyuss_39 chromosome 4, Kyuss_2.0, whole genome shotgun sequence genome encodes:
- the LOC127294100 gene encoding alcohol dehydrogenase 3 — MATAGKVIKCKAAVAWEAGKPLSIEEVEVAPPQAMEVRVKILYTALCHTDVYFWEAKGQTPVFPRILGHEAGGIVESVGEGVTELVPGDHVLPVFTGECKDCAHCKSEESNLCDLLRINVDRGVMIGDGQSRFTINGKEIFHFVGTSTFSEYTVIHVGCLAKINPEAPLDKVCVLSCGISTGLGATLNVAKPKKGSTVAIFGLGAVGLAAMEGAKMAGASRIIGVDLNPEKYEQAKKFGCTDFVNPKDHTKPVQEVLVEMTNGGVDRAVECTGNVNAMISAFECVHDGWGVAVLVGVPHKEAVFKTHPMNFLNERTLKGTFFGNYKPRTDLPEVVEMYMRKELDLEKFITHNVPFSQINTAFDLMLKGEGLRCVMRMDE; from the exons ATGGCGACCGCCGGGAAGGTGATCAAGTGCAAAG CGGCCGTGGCATGGGAGGCCGGAAAGCCGCTGTCGatcgaggaggtggaggtggcacCGCCGCAGGCCATGGAGGTGCGCGTCAAGATCCTCTACACCGCTCTCTGCCACACCGACGTCTACTTCTGGGAAGCCAAG GGACAAACTCCGGTTTTCCCTCGAATCTTAGGACATGAAGCTGGAGG aattgttGAGAGTGTCGGTGAAGGTGTTACCGAGCTAGTGCCAGGTGACCATGTCCTCCCGGTGTTTACTGGAGAGTGCAAGGATTGTGCTCACTGCAAGTCAGAGGAGAGCAACCTGTGTGACCTCCTCAGAATCAACGTGGACCGTGGCGTGATGATTGGCGATGGACAGTCACGGTTCACCATCAATGGGAAAGAGATCTTCCACTTCGTCGGGACCTCCACCTTCAGTGAGTACACCGTGATCCATGTAGGGTGTCTTGCGAAGATCAACCCTGAGGCGCCCCTTGACAAAGTTTGTGTTCTCAGCTGCGGTATCTCTACTG GACTTGGTGCGACGCTAAATGTCGCGAAACCAAAGAAGGGTTCAACAGTGGCAATTTTTGGTCTTGGAGCTGTAGGCCTTGCT GCCATGGAAGGGGCCAAGATGGCTGGGGCATCAAGGATAATTGGTGTGGACTTGAACCCTGAAAAATATGAACAAG CTAAGAAATTTGGATGCACTGACTTTGTGAATCCAAAGGACCACACCAAACCCGTCCAAGAG GTGCTTGTCGAGATGACCAATGGTGGGGTCGACAGAGCCGTCGAGTGTACTGGCAACGTCAATGCCATGATATCCGCCTTCGAATGCGTGCACGAT GGGTGGGGCGTGGCCGTGCTGGTCGGTGTGCCACACAAGGAGGCGGTGTTCAAGACTCACCCAATGAACTTCCTCAACGAGAGAACACTAAAGGGCACCTTCTTCGGAAACTATAAGCCCCGCACTGACCTCCCTGAAGTCGTCGAGATGTACATGAGGAAGGAGCTGGACCTCGAAAAATTCATCACGCACAACGTGCCATTCTCGCAGATCAACACAGCCTTTGACCTGATGCTCAAGGGGGAGGGACTGCGCTGCGTCATGAGGATGGACGAGTAG